A genome region from Maridesulfovibrio salexigens DSM 2638 includes the following:
- the rimI gene encoding ribosomal protein S18-alanine N-acetyltransferase, which translates to MYEVHIDLVCELTLSTHAQVDNLFMKSAEVISGIQKIFDLGPEHLSQLRALESLCFEYYWTEEQFRLGLEKKAFFVLGYEEQGMLVGYLAYSVVLDEMEVLNLGVHPEFRRKGIGRALMLDLMQRCREMNVKRGLLDVKESNAPAIGLYESLGFVQVGVRKNYYPDTREDALLYDLDF; encoded by the coding sequence GTGTATGAGGTTCATATTGACTTAGTTTGTGAACTCACACTTTCCACCCATGCACAGGTAGATAACCTATTTATGAAAAGCGCGGAAGTCATCTCTGGTATTCAAAAAATTTTCGATCTCGGTCCGGAACATCTCAGCCAGCTCAGGGCTCTTGAGTCTCTGTGTTTCGAATACTACTGGACCGAAGAACAGTTCCGTCTGGGACTGGAAAAAAAAGCATTCTTTGTGCTCGGATACGAGGAGCAGGGGATGCTGGTGGGGTATCTGGCCTATTCAGTTGTGCTGGATGAAATGGAAGTTCTCAATTTGGGAGTCCACCCTGAGTTCAGAAGAAAGGGAATTGGCAGGGCACTGATGCTGGATCTTATGCAAAGGTGCCGGGAGATGAATGTGAAAAGAGGGCTTCTGGATGTTAAGGAATCCAATGCTCCTGCCATTGGGCTGTATGAAAGCCTCGGGTTTGTTCAGGTAGGAGTCAGGAAGAATTACTATCCGGATACAAGGGAAGACGCCCTCCTGTATGACTTGGATTTTTAG
- a CDS encoding rod shape-determining protein has product MLWAKIMSFFGKDLAMDLGTANTLLYTPKDGIILNEPSVVALDARDESVIAVGKEAKEYLGRTPDKIKAIRPMKDGVIADFEVTKKMIAFFIKKAIKGRNLVKPKIIICVPTGITQVEKRAVIESGQQAGAREVRLIEEPMAAAIGAGLNIHEPEGNMVVDIGGGTTEVAVITLSSVAHSQSVRVAGDEMNLAIMRYMQDEFKLLVGENTAERAKIQIGSAIELPEPLTMTVSGRNLLDGKPKSIEINDAQIREAIADPVAAIVHSVRVALESTQAELVADIADNGLLLAGGGALLKGLDRLISRESSLKVIIDDDPLTTVVRGTGLSLQKDKGFEKVYIN; this is encoded by the coding sequence ATGTTGTGGGCTAAAATAATGAGTTTTTTCGGCAAGGATCTTGCCATGGACCTTGGTACGGCAAATACGCTGCTTTACACCCCGAAGGATGGAATTATCCTTAATGAGCCGTCTGTCGTTGCCCTTGATGCCCGGGATGAGTCTGTCATCGCCGTGGGTAAAGAAGCCAAGGAATATCTTGGTCGTACTCCTGATAAAATTAAAGCAATCCGTCCTATGAAAGACGGGGTTATTGCTGATTTTGAAGTAACCAAGAAGATGATCGCTTTCTTTATTAAAAAAGCGATCAAAGGCCGTAATCTGGTTAAGCCTAAGATCATTATTTGCGTGCCCACCGGAATCACACAGGTTGAAAAAAGGGCGGTTATCGAATCCGGTCAGCAGGCCGGAGCGCGCGAAGTGCGGCTCATCGAAGAACCAATGGCCGCGGCTATCGGTGCCGGGCTTAACATTCACGAACCGGAAGGTAATATGGTTGTTGATATCGGCGGCGGTACTACCGAAGTTGCTGTTATCACCCTTTCTTCCGTGGCTCACAGCCAGTCCGTACGAGTAGCCGGTGACGAGATGAACCTTGCCATCATGCGTTACATGCAGGATGAATTTAAGTTGTTGGTAGGTGAAAATACTGCGGAAAGAGCCAAAATTCAGATCGGCTCCGCAATTGAACTGCCTGAACCGCTCACCATGACTGTTTCCGGGCGGAACCTGTTGGACGGTAAACCCAAGTCCATCGAAATCAATGATGCTCAAATCAGAGAAGCGATTGCTGACCCTGTTGCCGCGATTGTCCATTCTGTAAGGGTTGCTCTTGAAAGCACACAGGCTGAACTTGTGGCTGACATCGCTGATAACGGTTTGCTGCTTGCCGGTGGTGGAGCTCTTCTTAAGGGGCTGGACAGGTTGATAAGCCGCGAAAGTTCGCTCAAAGTAATTATTGATGATGATCCGCTGACCACCGTTGTACGTGGAACAGGCTTAAGTCTCCAGAAAGATAAAGGCTTTGAAAAAGTTTATATTAATTAA
- a CDS encoding NUDIX hydrolase gives MKKNPVQIEVVDQNNRPLTSMDINEVHRQSLRHRSVIILVYDNEGKLFLQKRSPQQKLYAGRWDVSVSGHVYTGESNEKAALRELENTLRIRSSSLKLIEDIEASSETGYEFISLFVLDKLNTAPELMTEDADSGYFYSESELDWLIREYRELLVPSLVFLNDRNLLFKFK, from the coding sequence GTGAAAAAAAACCCCGTTCAGATTGAAGTTGTCGACCAGAACAACCGTCCTTTAACAAGTATGGATATCAATGAAGTCCACCGTCAGTCATTACGGCATCGCTCGGTGATTATACTTGTCTATGACAATGAAGGAAAACTTTTTCTTCAAAAAAGAAGCCCGCAACAAAAACTGTATGCTGGCCGTTGGGATGTTTCCGTAAGCGGACACGTTTATACCGGTGAATCTAATGAAAAAGCGGCATTGCGTGAACTTGAAAACACACTTCGAATTCGCAGTTCCAGCCTGAAGTTGATCGAAGATATCGAAGCTTCATCCGAAACCGGCTATGAATTCATTTCACTTTTCGTATTGGATAAACTGAACACAGCTCCGGAGTTAATGACAGAAGACGCTGATTCCGGCTATTTTTATTCTGAAAGTGAACTGGACTGGTTGATTCGTGAATATCGCGAACTGCTGGTGCCATCTCTTGTCTTCCTTAATGACCGGAATCTGCTCTTCAAATTCAAATAA
- a CDS encoding inositol monophosphatase family protein: MQSLLEKATAAVLEAGEIIKESYNKPKKIKHKGRIDLVTETDLAVEEFLKAKLAEILPGSSFLAEETSGNAELVDRTWIIDPLDGTTNFAHGLPMVATSVALWKDDQVVLGIVNLPILNEVFTAVRGGGSFMNGEPIHVSDCGSLEESLIATGFPYAIEEHVDFITEALSRVLVNTQGVRRPGAAAFDLAYTSCGRYEGYYENSLKPWDMAAGWLLVEEAGGRVTEYGLGKFNLYSPMILATNSHIHEQLDGLIQPK; the protein is encoded by the coding sequence ATGCAATCACTACTTGAAAAAGCTACTGCGGCTGTCCTTGAGGCCGGTGAAATAATCAAGGAAAGTTACAATAAACCTAAGAAAATAAAGCACAAAGGCCGCATTGATCTCGTAACTGAGACTGATCTGGCGGTTGAAGAATTTCTTAAAGCAAAACTTGCAGAAATATTGCCGGGATCGTCTTTTCTTGCCGAAGAAACTTCTGGTAATGCTGAGCTGGTTGACCGTACATGGATCATTGATCCTCTGGACGGGACAACCAACTTTGCCCACGGATTGCCTATGGTTGCTACTTCCGTTGCTCTTTGGAAGGATGATCAGGTGGTGCTCGGCATAGTCAATCTGCCCATATTAAATGAAGTATTTACTGCGGTACGTGGTGGCGGGTCTTTTATGAACGGTGAACCGATTCATGTTTCGGATTGCGGTTCCCTTGAAGAGTCTCTGATTGCAACCGGTTTCCCTTACGCCATTGAAGAGCATGTTGATTTCATAACCGAGGCCTTGAGTAGGGTGCTGGTTAATACACAGGGTGTTCGCCGTCCCGGTGCGGCTGCTTTTGATCTCGCTTACACATCCTGCGGAAGGTATGAGGGGTACTATGAGAACTCCCTCAAGCCTTGGGATATGGCTGCCGGATGGTTGTTGGTGGAGGAAGCCGGAGGACGTGTCACTGAATACGGGCTTGGTAAATTCAATTTGTATTCACCAATGATTCTGGCCACCAACTCTCACATTCATGAACAGCTAGATGGGCTGATTCAGCCTAAATAA